A stretch of the bacterium SCSIO 12827 genome encodes the following:
- the fabG gene encoding 3-oxoacyl-[acyl-carrier-protein] reductase: MFDLTGKTALVTGASGGIGGAIARALHGAGATVGLSGRRVDALEPLAKELGDRAHVLPADLSSAEGTDKLVADAESAMGGIDILINNAGLTRDTLMLRMKDEDWQEVIDVNLTAAFRLSRAVLRGMMKKRLGRIIGITSIVGVTGNAGQVNYAASKAGMIGMSKSLAQEVAARGVTVNCIAPGFIQTAMTDDLTDAQKEAIMGSIPAGRMGTSEEIAAAALYLSSDEAAYVTGQTIHVNGGMAMI; encoded by the coding sequence ATGTTCGATCTTACGGGAAAAACCGCCCTGGTCACCGGGGCCTCGGGTGGCATCGGCGGGGCCATCGCCCGCGCCCTGCACGGTGCGGGGGCCACGGTCGGCTTGTCGGGCCGCCGGGTTGATGCGCTGGAACCCTTGGCCAAGGAACTGGGAGATCGCGCCCATGTCCTGCCCGCCGACCTGTCGTCGGCCGAGGGCACGGACAAACTGGTCGCCGACGCCGAATCGGCCATGGGCGGCATCGACATTCTGATCAACAACGCCGGCCTGACCCGCGATACCCTTATGTTGCGCATGAAGGACGAGGACTGGCAGGAGGTCATCGACGTCAACCTGACCGCCGCCTTCCGCCTGTCACGGGCGGTTCTGCGCGGGATGATGAAGAAGCGCCTGGGCCGAATCATCGGCATCACCTCCATCGTCGGGGTCACCGGCAACGCTGGGCAGGTCAATTACGCGGCGTCCAAGGCCGGCATGATCGGCATGTCCAAGTCGCTTGCCCAGGAAGTGGCGGCGCGCGGCGTTACGGTCAACTGCATCGCCCCAGGCTTCATCCAGACGGCGATGACCGATGACCTGACCGACGCCCAGAAAGAGGCTATCATGGGGAGTATTCCCGCGGGACGCATGGGGACCTCGGAAGAGATCGCCGCCGCGGCGCTATACTTGTCGAGTGACGAAGCCGCCTACGTGACGGGCCAGACAATCCACGTCAACGGCGGTATGGCCATGATCTAG